The following proteins are encoded in a genomic region of Gossypium hirsutum isolate 1008001.06 chromosome D05, Gossypium_hirsutum_v2.1, whole genome shotgun sequence:
- the LOC107913088 gene encoding uncharacterized protein isoform X2, with product MSYRFFFRKTFSEKHNFNLSFPSHFISSSFPLRPSTSASPPHRCASSSWVINSLVRHLFSRFIEGLQGGTRLWSLCCYCSIGIFEGDDKARCIGYHITNSS from the exons ATGTCTTACAGATTttttttccgtaagacattttccgaaAAACACAACTTCAACCTCTCATTTCCTTCTCATTTCATTTCCTCCTCATTTCCTCTTCGTCCATCAACGTCAGCCTCTCCTCCTCATCGGTGTGCTTCTTCTTCTTGGGTTATCAACAG CCTTGTTCGTCACCTCTTCTCGCGATTCATCGAAG GACTACAAGGAGGAACCAGATTATGGTCGCTATGTTGCTATTGTAGCATCGGCATCTTTGAGGGAGATGATAAAGCCCGGTGCATTGGCTATCATATCACCAATAGTAGTTG A
- the LOC107913088 gene encoding uncharacterized protein isoform X1, with product MSYRFFFRKTFSEKHNFNLSFPSHFISSSFPLRPSTSASPPHRCASSSWVINSLVRHLFSRFIEGLQGGTRLWSLCCYCSIGIFEGDDKARCIGYHITNSSWSVDDDKCF from the exons ATGTCTTACAGATTttttttccgtaagacattttccgaaAAACACAACTTCAACCTCTCATTTCCTTCTCATTTCATTTCCTCCTCATTTCCTCTTCGTCCATCAACGTCAGCCTCTCCTCCTCATCGGTGTGCTTCTTCTTCTTGGGTTATCAACAG CCTTGTTCGTCACCTCTTCTCGCGATTCATCGAAG GACTACAAGGAGGAACCAGATTATGGTCGCTATGTTGCTATTGTAGCATCGGCATCTTTGAGGGAGATGATAAAGCCCGGTGCATTGGCTATCATATCACCAATAGTAGTTG GTCTGTAGATGATGATAAGTGCTTTTAG
- the LOC107959309 gene encoding E3 ubiquitin-protein ligase BIG BROTHER, with amino-acid sequence MSWDPHMEVQYINSNYPYNSAGSFIEYFEGLTYQHVNFIFDGASHVQESVYPSMTSSFYKFGPSDSGSISYYDHRNDHSYEVNNHDLCIDEYRRASENSLSGSNEQTAAMNVEWERNAHATSLENSVDCPRRQHNAHDYQVIWQDCVDPDNMTYEELLELGESVGTQSRGLTQELISLLPVSKYKCSLFSRKKSRKERCVICQMEYKRGERQITLPCKHVYHAGCGTRWLSINKACPICYTEVFGNGSKH; translated from the exons ATGAGTTGGGATCCACATATGGAGGTTCAATACATCAACAGTAACTACCCTTATAATAGTGCTGGCAGCTTTATCGAATATTTTGAAGGTCTTACTTATCAACATGTCAATTTTATTTTCGACGGTGCTTCTCATGTCCAG GAGAGTGTGTATCCATCCATGACTTCAAGCTTTTACAAGTTTGGCCCATCTGATTCTGGCAGTATTTCATATTATGATCATCGTAATGATCATAGTTATGAGGTGAATAACCATGACCTGTGCATTGATGAATATAGAAGGGCATCAGAGAATTCCTTGTCAGGGAGTAATGAACAGACTGCAGCAATGAATGTGGAATGGGAAAGAAACGCACATGCAACTTCGCTTGAAAACTCGGTAGATT GTCCACGGAGACAACATAATGCTCATGATTACCAG GTTATTTGGCAAGATTGTGTTGATCCTGACAACATGACATATGAG GAATTACTTGAGTTAGGGGAGAGTGTTGGAACACAAAGTCGGGGTCTCACCCAAGAACTTATTTCATTGCTACCTGTTTCAAAATACAAGTGCAGCTTATTCTCAAGGAAGAAATCAAGGAAAGAGAG ATGTGTAATTTGCCAGATGGAATATAAAAGAGGTGAGAGACAGATTACCCTACCTTGCAAGCATGTCTACCATGCTGGGTGTGGCACCAGATGGCTTAGCATCAACAAG GCTTGCCCTATATGTTATACGGAGGTGTTTGGCAATGGATCAAAACATTAA
- the LOC121216731 gene encoding extensin-2, translated as MGTSAHPPPHWPPLLFAFTFCLVATIAVAYQPYEYSSPPKHPAYKHYSPYYYNSPPPYYYKSPPPPSPSPPPPYYYKSPPPPSPSPPPPYYYKSPPPPPPPPYYYNSPPPPSPSPPPPYYYKSPPPPSPSPPPPYYYKSPPPPSPSPPPPYYYKSPPPPSPSPPPPYYYKSPPPPSPSPPPPYYYKSPPPPSPSSPPPYYYKSPPPPPPPPYYYNSPPPPSPSPPPPYYYKSPSPPSPSPPPPYYYKSPPPPSPSPPPPYYYKSPPPPSPSPPPPYYYKSPPSPSPSPPPPYYYKSPPPPSPSPPPPYYNRSPPPPSPSPPSSPPPPYYYKSPPPPSPSPPPPYYYKSPPPPSPSPPPPYYYKSPPPPPPYHY; from the exons ATGGGGACTTCAGCACACCCACCGCCCCACTGGCCTCCACTCCTCTTTGCTTTCACATTTTGCCTTGTAGCAACAATTGCGGTTGCTTATCAACCTTACGAATATTCCTCTCCACCAAAGCACCCTGCCTACAAACATTATTCTCCTTACTATTACAATTCACCACCTCCTTACTACTACAAGTCTCCACCTCCACCATCTCCCTCACCACCTCCTCCTTACTATTACAAATCACCACCACCCCCTTCACCTAGTCCCCCACCACCATACTACTACAAGTCACCACCTCCACC TCCCCCACCACCATACTACTACAACTCACCACCTCCACCATCTCCTTCACCACCTCCTCCTTACTATTACAAGTCTCCACCCCCACCCTCACCTAGTCCCCCACCACCATACTACTACAAGTCACCACCTCCACCGTCTCCCTCACCACCTCCTCCTTACTATTACAAATCACCACCACCACCTTCACCTAGTCCCCCACCACCATACTACTACAAGTCACCACCTCCACCGTCTCCCTCACCACCTCCTCCTTACTATTACAAATCACCACCACCCCCTTCACCTAGTTCCCCACCACCATACTACTACAAGTCACCACCTCCACC TCCCCCACCACCATACTACTACAACTCACCACCTCCACCATCTCCCTCACCACCTCCTCCTTACTACTACAAATCACCATCACCACCTTCACCTAGTCCTCCACCACCATACTACTACAAGTCACCACCTCCACCATCTCCCTCACCACCTCCTCCTTACTACTACAAATCACCACCCCCACCTTCACCTAGTCCTCCACCACCCTACTACTACAAGTCTCCACCTTCACCATCTCCTAGTCCCCCACCACCATACTACTACAAATCACCACCCCCACCATCTCCTAGCCCTCCACCACCATATTACAACAGGTCCCCACCTCCACCATCTCCTAGTCCACCatct TCACCACCACCTCCATACTACTACAAATCTCCTCCTCCACCGTCTCCATCACCCCCTCCTCCTTACTACTACAAATCACCACCACCTCCTTCTCCATCACCCCCGCCACCTTACTATTATAAGTCACCTCCTCCACCACCTCCTTATCACTACTAG
- the LOC121203576 gene encoding pentatricopeptide repeat-containing protein At1g71420 isoform X1 — protein MRCPTTRACFVSIRSFSSSNLLPALAGHEPNDLLNEVRLLSSRGQLHQALSLFYNSSPQLHSLQTYATLFHECARHGYLQQGLRLHHFMLAHFPSCTSDLFVTNHLINMYSKCGYLQYAHQLFDAMPKRNVVSWTALVSGYAQCGRGVESFRLFSDMLAERDCRPNDFAFTSVLSSCDYLCGKQLHALVLKMGLGASVYVTNSLITMYSKGYKVEEAWTLFKSLSCWSQVSWNSMIAGFQLAKLGMHAIGVFVKMHHEGIGFNRATLLSVFSSLCVSNGIDINLGLKFCFQVYCLCVKTGFISEVEVATAFMKAYSELGGDVSEFYHLFLETSCQDIIFWTSMITALAEPDPAKAFFLYRQLLQEGLTPDLYTFSIVLKACAGFVTEQHALAIHSQVIKAGFEDETVLRNALIHAYARCGSIAFSKKVFEEMGCRDLVSWNSMLKAYGLHGKAKEALQLFPQMDLKPDTATFVALLSACSHSGMVGEGLRIFDSMFKDHGIIPQLDHYACMVDILGRAGRIVEAEELIRRMPMEPDSVVWSALLGSCRKHGETQLAKTAVSKLKQMEPENSLGYVQMSNIYSSGGRFNEAGTIRKEMDGSGVRKEPGLSWIEVGNQVHEFASGGRHHPQREAICTKLQGLIGQLKEIGYVPEIRLALHDIEEEHKQEQLFHHSEKMALVFAVMNEGKLHGGGNVIRIMKNIRICIDCHNFMKLASGFLQKEIIVRDSNRFHHFKDNICSCNDYW, from the coding sequence ATGAGGTGCCCAACTACGCGCGCCTGCTTCGTCTCAATCCGAAGCTTCAGCTCATCCAATCTTCTCCCAGCACTTGCAGGCCATGAACCCAACGATCTTCTCAACGAGGTGCGCCTGCTGTCCTCACGCGGACAACTCCACCAAGCTCTCTCACTCTTTTACAATTCATCACCACAACTTCACTCTCTACAAACATATGCCACTCTCTTCCACGAATGCGCCCGCCATGGATACCTTCAACAAGGCCTTCGTTTGCATCATTTCATGCTTGCCCATTTCCCCAGCTGCACCTCTGACCTATTTGTCACTAACCATCTGATCAATATGTACTCTAAATGTGGCTATTTGCAATATGCTCACCAACTGTTCGACGCAATGCCTAAAAGGAATGTCGTTTCTTGGACAGCTCTTGTTTCAGGGTATGCACAATGTGGTCGGGGTGTGGAGAGTTTTCGTCTCTTTTCAGATATGTTAGCTGAGCGTGACTGTCGGCCGAATGACTTTGCATTTACTAGCGTCCTTAGTTCGTGTGATTACTTGTGTGGTAAGCAATTGCATGCACTGGTATTGAAGATGGGATTGGGTGCTTCTGTTTACGTAACAAATTCTCTTATTACTATGTATAGCAAGGGTTATAAGGTAGAGGAGGCTTGGACATTGTTTAAGAGTCTGAGCTGTTGGAGTCAAGTTTCTTGGAATTCAATGATTGCTGGGTTTCAATTAGCAAAGCTTGGGATGCACGCTATTGGCGTTTTTGTCAAAATGCATCACGAGGGCATTGGCTTTAATCGTGCCACACTGCTCAGTGTCTTCTCTTCATTATGTGTAAGCAACGGTATTGATATAAATTTGGGTCTTAAATTTTGTTTTCAGGTATATTGCCTGTGTGTTAAAACTGGGTTCATTTCTGAAGTTGAAGTGGCAACCGCGTTTATGAAAGCTTATTCGGAGCTTGGAGGCGATGTTTCTGAATTTTATCATCTCTTCCTGGAGACAAGTtgtcaagatataattttttggACTAGCATGATAACTGCATTAGCAGAACCTGACCCAGCTAAAGCTTTCTTCCTTTATCGACAATTGCTGCAAGAGGGCTTGACACCAGACTTGTATACTTTTTCCATTGTACTAAAAGCTTGTGCAGGCTTTGTAACTGAGCAGCATGCCTTGGCAATTCATTCACAAGTGATTAAAGCTGGCTTTGAGGATGAAACGGTGCTAAGAAATGCCTTGATCCATGCTTACGCAAGATGTGGCTCCATTGCTTTCTCTAAGAAAGTGTTTGAAGAAATGGGATGTCGTGATTTGGTTTCCTGGAACTCAATGCTTAAGGCCTATGGTTTGCATGGAAAAGCTAAGGAAGCACTGCAACTCTTTCCACAAATGGACCTCAAACCTGATACCGCTACCTTTGTTGCTCTTCTTTCAGCTTGCAGCCATTCTGGGATGGTGGGAGAGGGGCTCAGAATCTTTGACTCCATGTTCAAGGATCACGGTATCATTCCACAGTTAGACCACTACGCTTGCATGGTAGATATTCTTGGACGAGCTGGACGCATCGTCGAGGCGGAGGAGCTTATACGTAGAATGCCTATGGAGCCTGACTCTGTAGTTTGGAGTGCACTACTTGGGTCATGTAGGAAGCATGGTGAAACCCAGTTGGCTAAAACTGCTGTATCCAAACTGAAACAGATGGAGCCTGAAAATTCATTAGGATATGTACAAATGTCAAATATATACTCATCAGGTGGCAGATTCAACGAAGCGGGAACAATTAGAAAAGAAATGGATGGATCAGGAGTTAGAAAAGAGCCCGGACTAAGTTGGATCGAGGTTGGAAATCAGGTGCATGAGTTTGCCTCGGGAGGCAGACATCATCCTCAAAGGGAAGCCATATGCACCAAGCTCCAAGGACTGATTGGACAGTTAAAGGAGATTGGATATGTACCGGAAATAAGATTGGCCTTGCATGATATAGAGGAGGAGCACAAACAAGAGCAATTGTTCCACCATAGTGAGAAGATGGCTTTGGTTTTTGCAGTAATGAATGAAGGGAAGTTGCATGGTGGTGGGAATGTGATAAGAATAATGAAGAACATCCGAATTTGTATTGACTGCCATAACTTCATGAAGTTGGCATCAGGTTTCCTTCAAAAAGAGATCATTGTTAGGGATTCAAATCGTTTCCACCATTTTAAAGATAACATCTGTTCTTGTAATGATTATTGGTGA
- the LOC121203576 gene encoding pentatricopeptide repeat-containing protein At1g71420 isoform X3, with protein MTLHLLASLVRVITCVVYCLCVKTGFISEVEVATAFMKAYSELGGDVSEFYHLFLETSCQDIIFWTSMITALAEPDPAKAFFLYRQLLQEGLTPDLYTFSIVLKACAGFVTEQHALAIHSQVIKAGFEDETVLRNALIHAYARCGSIAFSKKVFEEMGCRDLVSWNSMLKAYGLHGKAKEALQLFPQMDLKPDTATFVALLSACSHSGMVGEGLRIFDSMFKDHGIIPQLDHYACMVDILGRAGRIVEAEELIRRMPMEPDSVVWSALLGSCRKHGETQLAKTAVSKLKQMEPENSLGYVQMSNIYSSGGRFNEAGTIRKEMDGSGVRKEPGLSWIEVGNQVHEFASGGRHHPQREAICTKLQGLIGQLKEIGYVPEIRLALHDIEEEHKQEQLFHHSEKMALVFAVMNEGKLHGGGNVIRIMKNIRICIDCHNFMKLASGFLQKEIIVRDSNRFHHFKDNICSCNDYW; from the exons ATGACTTTGCATTTACTAGCGTCCTTAGTTCGTGTGATTACTTGTGTG GTATATTGCCTGTGTGTTAAAACTGGGTTCATTTCTGAAGTTGAAGTGGCAACCGCGTTTATGAAAGCTTATTCGGAGCTTGGAGGCGATGTTTCTGAATTTTATCATCTCTTCCTGGAGACAAGTtgtcaagatataattttttggACTAGCATGATAACTGCATTAGCAGAACCTGACCCAGCTAAAGCTTTCTTCCTTTATCGACAATTGCTGCAAGAGGGCTTGACACCAGACTTGTATACTTTTTCCATTGTACTAAAAGCTTGTGCAGGCTTTGTAACTGAGCAGCATGCCTTGGCAATTCATTCACAAGTGATTAAAGCTGGCTTTGAGGATGAAACGGTGCTAAGAAATGCCTTGATCCATGCTTACGCAAGATGTGGCTCCATTGCTTTCTCTAAGAAAGTGTTTGAAGAAATGGGATGTCGTGATTTGGTTTCCTGGAACTCAATGCTTAAGGCCTATGGTTTGCATGGAAAAGCTAAGGAAGCACTGCAACTCTTTCCACAAATGGACCTCAAACCTGATACCGCTACCTTTGTTGCTCTTCTTTCAGCTTGCAGCCATTCTGGGATGGTGGGAGAGGGGCTCAGAATCTTTGACTCCATGTTCAAGGATCACGGTATCATTCCACAGTTAGACCACTACGCTTGCATGGTAGATATTCTTGGACGAGCTGGACGCATCGTCGAGGCGGAGGAGCTTATACGTAGAATGCCTATGGAGCCTGACTCTGTAGTTTGGAGTGCACTACTTGGGTCATGTAGGAAGCATGGTGAAACCCAGTTGGCTAAAACTGCTGTATCCAAACTGAAACAGATGGAGCCTGAAAATTCATTAGGATATGTACAAATGTCAAATATATACTCATCAGGTGGCAGATTCAACGAAGCGGGAACAATTAGAAAAGAAATGGATGGATCAGGAGTTAGAAAAGAGCCCGGACTAAGTTGGATCGAGGTTGGAAATCAGGTGCATGAGTTTGCCTCGGGAGGCAGACATCATCCTCAAAGGGAAGCCATATGCACCAAGCTCCAAGGACTGATTGGACAGTTAAAGGAGATTGGATATGTACCGGAAATAAGATTGGCCTTGCATGATATAGAGGAGGAGCACAAACAAGAGCAATTGTTCCACCATAGTGAGAAGATGGCTTTGGTTTTTGCAGTAATGAATGAAGGGAAGTTGCATGGTGGTGGGAATGTGATAAGAATAATGAAGAACATCCGAATTTGTATTGACTGCCATAACTTCATGAAGTTGGCATCAGGTTTCCTTCAAAAAGAGATCATTGTTAGGGATTCAAATCGTTTCCACCATTTTAAAGATAACATCTGTTCTTGTAATGATTATTGGTGA
- the LOC121203576 gene encoding pentatricopeptide repeat-containing protein At1g71420 isoform X2, with translation MIAGFQLAKLGMHAIGVFVKMHHEGIGFNRATLLSVFSSLCVSNGIDINLGLKFCFQVYCLCVKTGFISEVEVATAFMKAYSELGGDVSEFYHLFLETSCQDIIFWTSMITALAEPDPAKAFFLYRQLLQEGLTPDLYTFSIVLKACAGFVTEQHALAIHSQVIKAGFEDETVLRNALIHAYARCGSIAFSKKVFEEMGCRDLVSWNSMLKAYGLHGKAKEALQLFPQMDLKPDTATFVALLSACSHSGMVGEGLRIFDSMFKDHGIIPQLDHYACMVDILGRAGRIVEAEELIRRMPMEPDSVVWSALLGSCRKHGETQLAKTAVSKLKQMEPENSLGYVQMSNIYSSGGRFNEAGTIRKEMDGSGVRKEPGLSWIEVGNQVHEFASGGRHHPQREAICTKLQGLIGQLKEIGYVPEIRLALHDIEEEHKQEQLFHHSEKMALVFAVMNEGKLHGGGNVIRIMKNIRICIDCHNFMKLASGFLQKEIIVRDSNRFHHFKDNICSCNDYW, from the coding sequence ATGATTGCTGGGTTTCAATTAGCAAAGCTTGGGATGCACGCTATTGGCGTTTTTGTCAAAATGCATCACGAGGGCATTGGCTTTAATCGTGCCACACTGCTCAGTGTCTTCTCTTCATTATGTGTAAGCAACGGTATTGATATAAATTTGGGTCTTAAATTTTGTTTTCAGGTATATTGCCTGTGTGTTAAAACTGGGTTCATTTCTGAAGTTGAAGTGGCAACCGCGTTTATGAAAGCTTATTCGGAGCTTGGAGGCGATGTTTCTGAATTTTATCATCTCTTCCTGGAGACAAGTtgtcaagatataattttttggACTAGCATGATAACTGCATTAGCAGAACCTGACCCAGCTAAAGCTTTCTTCCTTTATCGACAATTGCTGCAAGAGGGCTTGACACCAGACTTGTATACTTTTTCCATTGTACTAAAAGCTTGTGCAGGCTTTGTAACTGAGCAGCATGCCTTGGCAATTCATTCACAAGTGATTAAAGCTGGCTTTGAGGATGAAACGGTGCTAAGAAATGCCTTGATCCATGCTTACGCAAGATGTGGCTCCATTGCTTTCTCTAAGAAAGTGTTTGAAGAAATGGGATGTCGTGATTTGGTTTCCTGGAACTCAATGCTTAAGGCCTATGGTTTGCATGGAAAAGCTAAGGAAGCACTGCAACTCTTTCCACAAATGGACCTCAAACCTGATACCGCTACCTTTGTTGCTCTTCTTTCAGCTTGCAGCCATTCTGGGATGGTGGGAGAGGGGCTCAGAATCTTTGACTCCATGTTCAAGGATCACGGTATCATTCCACAGTTAGACCACTACGCTTGCATGGTAGATATTCTTGGACGAGCTGGACGCATCGTCGAGGCGGAGGAGCTTATACGTAGAATGCCTATGGAGCCTGACTCTGTAGTTTGGAGTGCACTACTTGGGTCATGTAGGAAGCATGGTGAAACCCAGTTGGCTAAAACTGCTGTATCCAAACTGAAACAGATGGAGCCTGAAAATTCATTAGGATATGTACAAATGTCAAATATATACTCATCAGGTGGCAGATTCAACGAAGCGGGAACAATTAGAAAAGAAATGGATGGATCAGGAGTTAGAAAAGAGCCCGGACTAAGTTGGATCGAGGTTGGAAATCAGGTGCATGAGTTTGCCTCGGGAGGCAGACATCATCCTCAAAGGGAAGCCATATGCACCAAGCTCCAAGGACTGATTGGACAGTTAAAGGAGATTGGATATGTACCGGAAATAAGATTGGCCTTGCATGATATAGAGGAGGAGCACAAACAAGAGCAATTGTTCCACCATAGTGAGAAGATGGCTTTGGTTTTTGCAGTAATGAATGAAGGGAAGTTGCATGGTGGTGGGAATGTGATAAGAATAATGAAGAACATCCGAATTTGTATTGACTGCCATAACTTCATGAAGTTGGCATCAGGTTTCCTTCAAAAAGAGATCATTGTTAGGGATTCAAATCGTTTCCACCATTTTAAAGATAACATCTGTTCTTGTAATGATTATTGGTGA
- the LOC121217621 gene encoding aldehyde dehydrogenase family 3 member F1 has translation MEKDLGKEIMDMRECYRKGNTKHVTWRRAQLKGLLSFVEEKEVEIFRALNLDLGKNYVEAFRDEVGLIKKSLNLALKDLKTWMASKEAKLPSIALLSYAELVPEPLGLILVISSWNFPMGLSLEPLIGAIAAGNAVVIKPSELAAASSSLLANTLPNYLDTQAIKVIEGGPAVGQQLLQHKWDKIFFTGSTKVGRIIVSEAAKNLTPVTLELGGKCPAILDSLSWSWDKEVAINRIIGAKYGSCAGQACISIDYLLVEKPFSSTVVELMKAMIKKMYGDNPRESHSISRIINKHHFLRLKDLLTDQKVKDCIVYGGSMDEGSLFIEPTILVDPPLESAMMTEEIFGPLLPIITLDKIEDSIDFINSRPKPLALYAFTKNEVLKERLVSETSSGSVVFNDAIIQFAADTLPFGGIGESGIGKYHGKFSFDTFTHYKAVARRSLLTDFWYRFPPWNNYKLELLENTYNYDYFGLLLVILGLKRSRKTFHVN, from the exons ATGGAGAAAGATTTGGGGAAGGAGATTATGGATATGAGGGAGTGTTATAGGAAGGGAAACACCAAACATGTAACATGGAGGAGGGCTCAGCTCAAAGGCTTGCTATCTTTTGTTGAGGAAAAAGAGGTGGAAATTTTCAGGGCTTTAAACCTGGATTTAGGGAAGAATTATGTTGAAGCATTTCGTGATGAG GTAGGACTTATAAAGAAATCACTGAATCTTGCATTGAAGGATTTGAAAACATGGATGGCAAGCAAAGAG GCTAAACTTCCTTCAATTGCACTGCTTTCATATGCTGAATTGGTTCCTGAGCCTCTTGGCCTTATCCTCGTTATCTCTTCTTGGAACTTTCCCATGG GATTATCCTTGGAGCCTTTGATAGGAGCCATAGCTGCAGGAAATGCTGTGGTTATAAAACCATCAGAGTTGGCCGCTGCAAGTTCTTCTCTTCTTGCTAATACCCTCCCCAATTACCTTGATACTCAAGCTATCAAGGTCATTGAGGGTGGCCCTGCTGTTGGTCAACAACTGCTTCAACACAAATGGGACAAGATTTTCTTCACAG GAAGTACAAAAGTGGGACGGATAATAGTGTCAGAAGCAGCAAAGAATCTAACGCCAGTTACTCTAGAGCTGGGTGGGAAATGCCCTGCTATTCTTGATTCCCTTTCCTGGTCTTGGGACAAGGAG GTGGCTATAAATCGAATCATTGGGGCAAAATATGGATCTTGTGCGGGTCAAGCATGTATATCAATTGACTATCTATTAGTGGAAAAGCCATTTTCATCTACCGTG GTGGAACTGATGAAGGCCATGATCAAGAAAATGTATGGAGATAACCCTAGAGAATCACACAGTATTTCGAGGATAATTAACAAACATCATTTCTTGAGACTGAAAgaccttttaactgatcaaaaggTTAAAGACTGTATTGTCTATGGCGGTTCAATGGATGAAGGCAGCTT GTTCATTGAGCCAACAATATTAGTGGATCCCCCACTAGAATCAGCAATGATGACAGAAGAGATCTTTGGTCCATTGCTTCCAATAATCACG TTGGATAAGATTGAAGACAGTATTGATTTTATCAATTCAAGGCCTAAACCATTAGCACTATATGCTTTCACCAAAAATGAGGTGTTGAAGGAGAGATTGGTATCTGAAACATCATCTGGAAGTGTGGTTTTTAATGATGCAATCATTCAG TTCGCAGCTGACACCCTTCCATTTGGGGGCATTGGTGAAAGTGGGATAGGAAAATACCATGGGAAATTCTCCTTTGACACATTTACACACTACAAGGCAGTGGCCAGAAGAAGCTTACTCACTGATTTTTGGTATAGGTTCCCTCCATGGAACAATTACAAACTGGAACTCCTTGAGAATACTTACAATTACGATTATTTTGGATTGCTGCTTGTCATTTTGGGGTTGAAGAGGTCTAGAAAGACTTTTCACGTCAACTAG